A stretch of the Argentina anserina chromosome 6, drPotAnse1.1, whole genome shotgun sequence genome encodes the following:
- the LOC126797362 gene encoding uncharacterized protein LOC126797362: MAQSLITMHPAVKIMGPDLPIGYLKDPIVYFINPVSDSRVTLPSQLSVASPGNDRHDFFYKVVASSAPTEQQQRRCLVAAIAPGPKNSELVEVRRELVICTPYHKSWTKIRFAEKNHKFFFCDIEIIDRKLYATTKNLLMVFHIIEMDFEDGDGHYLCYKLVEKVTLHNDKRPVNWVYEYWGLDKERYMEIFEAGPYLVKDATSKELFVIFRDVSLLRSLPITYCTEGFRVLKLQENCDGNSSRLVEVSDLGDRIMFLSKFSNQLMISSCNGVSGSDDETSLKRNCIYFAFNWPGVKLPGGDFGEFSLTNKKVMPLTFPEDQYPAELFFGSTAWFNPYIHSD; the protein is encoded by the coding sequence ATGGCGCAGAGTCTTATCACAATGCATCCCGCTGTCAAAATCATGGGTCCTGATCTTCCCATCGGCTACTTGAAGGATCCCATTGTCTACTTCATAAATCCTGTTTCTGATTCCCGAGTCACTCTCCCATCACAATTATCAGTTGCGTCTCCTGGAAACGACAGACACGACTTCTTCTACAAAGTAGTAGCCTCTTCAGCCCCAACGGAGCAGCAGCAGCGGCGCTGCCTTGTGGCCGCCATTGCGCCCGGACCCAAAAATTCCGAACTTGTTGAGGTACGTCGCGAATTGGTTATTTGCACTCCTTATCATAAATCATGGACCAAGATTAGATTTGCAGAGAAaaatcacaagttctttttctGCGACATAGAAATTATTGATCGGAAATTATATGCCACAACGAAGAACTTGCTTATGGTGTTTCACATCATAGAGATGGATTTCGAGGATGGTGATGGTCATTACCTTTGCTATAAGCTTGTAGAGAAGGTTACGCTTCATAACGATAAAAGGCCAGTTAATTGGGTATACGAGTATTGGGGACTAGATAAAGAGAGATACATGGAGATCTTTGAAGCTGGCCCTTACCTTGTAAAAGATGCTACATCAAAAGAGttgtttgtgatctttcgaGACGTTAGCTTGTTGAGATCGTTGCCCATTACGTACTGTACTGAAGGATTTCGGGTTCTGAAGCTGCAGGAGAATTGTGATGGTAATAGTTCTAGGTTGGTAGAGGTTTCTGACCTTGGTGACAGGATAATGTTCCTAAGCAAATTCAGCAACCAACTGATGATCTCTTCCTGCAATGGCGTTAGTGGTTCCGATGATGAGACGAGCCTCAAAAGAAATTGCATCTATTTTGCTTTCAATTGGCCTGGTGTCAAATTACCTGGGGGAGATTTTGGAGAATTTTCTTTGACAAACAAGAAGGTTATGCCTCTGACTTTTCCAGAGGATCAATATCCTGCCGAACTCTTCTTTGGAAGTACTGCGTGGTTTAACCCCTATATACATAGTGATTGA